One Rhinoderma darwinii isolate aRhiDar2 chromosome 6, aRhiDar2.hap1, whole genome shotgun sequence DNA window includes the following coding sequences:
- the LOC142655251 gene encoding tubulin alpha chain — translation MRECISVHVGQAGVQMGNSCWELYCLEHGIQPDGQMPSDKTIGGGDDSFTTFFSETGAGKHVPRAVFVDLEPTVIDEVRSGIYRQLFHPEQLISGKEDAANNYARGHYTIGKEIIDPVLDRIRKLADQCTGLQGFLVFHSFGGGTGSGFTSLLMERLSVDFGKKSKLEFSIYPAPQISTAVVEPYNAILTTHTTLEHSDCAFMVDNEAIYDICRRNLDIERPSYTNLNRLISQIVSSITASLRFDGALNVDLTEFQTNLVPYPRIHFPLATYAPVISAEKAYHEQLSVSEITNSCFEPANQMVKCDPRHGKYMACCLLYRGDVVPKDVNAAIAAIKTKRSIQFVDWCPTGFKVGINYQPPTAVPGGDLAKVQRAVCMLSNTTAIAEAWARLDHKFDLMYAKRAFVHWYVGEGMEEGEFSEAREDMAALEKDYEEVGLDSYEDEEEGEE, via the exons AGAGAATGCATTTCAGTCCACGTTGGTCAAGCTGGAGTCCAGATGGGCAATTCCTGTTGGGAGTTGTACTGCCTGGAACATGGAATTCAACCAGATGGACAGATGCCCAGTGACAAGACCATTGGTGGAGGAGATGATTCCTTTACTACGTTCTTCAGTGAGACCGGAGCTGGTAAACACGtcccccgtgctgtgtttgtggaCCTGGAACCCACTGTGATCG ATGAGGTCAGGTCTGGTATCTACCGACAGCTTTTCCACCCGGAACAGCTTATCAGTGGCAAGGAAGATGCAGCCAATAACTACGCCCGAGGCCATTATACCATCGGCAAGGAGATCATCGATCCTGTACTGGACAGAATCCGCAAGCTG GCTGATCAGTGCACGGGTTTGCAGGGATTTTTGGTTTTCCACAGTTTCGGCGGTGGCACTGGATCCGGCTTCACCTCCCTCTTGATGGAACGTCTCTCTGTTGACTTTGGCAAGAAGTCCAAGCTAGAGTTCTCCATCTACCCTGCCCCCCAGATCTCCACAGCTGTGGTTGAACCATATAACGCCATCCTCACCACCCACACCACACTGGAGCACTCAGACTGCGCCTTCATGGTGGACAATGAGGCCATCTATGACATCTGCCGCAGGAACCTGGACATTGAGCGCCCATCCTACACTAACCTGAACCGTCTTATTAGTCAGATCGTGTCCTCCATCACCGCCTCTCTCAGGTTTGATGGTGCTCTGAATGTGGACTTGACAGAGTTTCAGACCAACCTGGTGCCCTACCCCCGTATCCACTTCCCCCTGGCCACCTATGCCCCTGTCATCTCTGCAGAGAAAGCTTACCATGAGCAGCTCTCTGTGTCTGAGATCACCAACTCTTGCTTTGAGCCGGCCAACCAGATGGTGAAATGTGACCCCAGACACGGCAAATACATGGCTTGCTGCCTGCTGTACCGCGGTGATGTTGTCCCCAAAGATGTCAATGCTGCTATTGCTGCCATCAAGACCAAGCGCAGCATCCAGTTTGTGGACTGGTGCCCAACAGGGTTTAAAGTTGGCATCAATTACCAACCACCAACTGCAGTTCCTGGTGGAGATCTGGCCAAGGTGCAGCGTGCTGTGTGCATGTTGAGTAACACCACCGCCATTGCCGAGGCCTGGGCTCGCCTGGACCACAAGTTTGACCTGATGTATGCCAAGCGCGCCTTTGTGCACTGGTATGTGGGTGAGGGTATGGAGGAAGGAGAGTTCTCTGAGGCTCGGGAGGACATGGCCGCCCTGGAGAAGGATTACGAAGAGGTTGGGTTAGACTCTTATGAAGACGAAGAGGAAGGAGAGGAATAA